A single region of the Pectinophora gossypiella chromosome 2, ilPecGoss1.1, whole genome shotgun sequence genome encodes:
- the LOC126375224 gene encoding DNA repair protein complementing XP-A cells homolog has product RALRDARLLQRPAGAGAAAPAQSGGGFLLEQAADPRPPRPPRAAPAPLQPPDQPACLECGERFPSSYLLDAFDYDVCDSCRDPDGAHALLTRTEAKAEFLLQDCDLDGRQPPLRCVRRPNPHARARSDMRLYLRAQVEARALAVWGSAAALLQERAARGQRRERARAARGARRLRALRMDVRSSLYSRERAPHEHRWGPERPGSAEDSYSHTCLDCGHVETYEKM; this is encoded by the exons CGAGCGCTGCGGGACGCGCGCCTGCTGCAGCGGCcagccggcgccggcgccgccgcgcc CGCACAGTCGGGCGGAGGGTTCCTGCTGGAGCAAGCCGCGGATCCACGCCCGCCGCGCCCTCCGCGGGCGGCACCCGCGCCGCTGCAGCCGCCCGACCAGCCCGCCTGCCTCGAATGCGGCGAGCGCTTCCCCTCGTCCTACCTCCTCGACGCCTTCGACTACGACGTGTGCGATTCCTGCAG GGACCCGGACGGCGCGCACGCGCTGCTGACGCGCACGGAGGCGAAGGCCGAGTTCCTGCTGCAAGACTGCGACCTGGACGGGCGTCAGCCGCCGCTGCGCTGCGTGCGGCGCCCCAACCcgcacgcgcgcgcgcgctccGACATGCGGCTGTACCTGCGCGCGCAGGTGGAGGCGCGCGCGCTGGCCGTGTGGGGCTCGGCGGCCGCGCTGCTGCAGGAGCGCGCGGCACGCGGCCAGCGGCGCGAGcgcgcgcgcgcggcgcggggcgcgcggcgcctGCGCGCGCTGCGCATGGACGTGCGCTCCAGCCTGTACAGCCGCGAGCGCGCGCCGCACGAGCACCGCTGGGGGCCCGAGCGGCCCGGCTCCGCGGAGGATTCCTACTCGCACACCTGCCTCGATTGCGGACACGTCGAGACCTACGAGAAAATGTAG
- the LOC126374184 gene encoding zinc finger protein 706-like isoform X2 encodes MARGQQKLQSQAKAAEKMSKMKKQQGHSATDQKKAAQKALVHVCVVCKAQMPDPKTYKQHFENKHPKNDLPEDLKAI; translated from the exons ATGGCTCGAGGTCAACAGAAACTCCAATCACAGGCAAAAGCTGCCGAGAAGATGAGCAAAATGAAAAAACAGCAAGGCCACAGCGCCACTGACCAGAAGAAGGCTGCCCAGAAGGCGCTGGTGCACGTGTGCGTCGTCTGCAAG GCGCAGATGCCGGACCCCAAGACGTACAAGCAGCACTTCGAGAACAAGCACCCCAAGAATGACTTGCCGGAGGATCTCAAAGCTATCtaa
- the LOC126374184 gene encoding zinc finger protein 706-like isoform X1 translates to MITINGLDTGIMARGQQKLQSQAKAAEKMSKMKKQQGHSATDQKKAAQKALVHVCVVCKAQMPDPKTYKQHFENKHPKNDLPEDLKAI, encoded by the exons ATGATCACAATAAATGGCTTGGATACT GGTATAATGGCTCGAGGTCAACAGAAACTCCAATCACAGGCAAAAGCTGCCGAGAAGATGAGCAAAATGAAAAAACAGCAAGGCCACAGCGCCACTGACCAGAAGAAGGCTGCCCAGAAGGCGCTGGTGCACGTGTGCGTCGTCTGCAAG GCGCAGATGCCGGACCCCAAGACGTACAAGCAGCACTTCGAGAACAAGCACCCCAAGAATGACTTGCCGGAGGATCTCAAAGCTATCtaa
- the LOC126373815 gene encoding probable malonyl-CoA-acyl carrier protein transacylase, mitochondrial, with protein sequence MFCVACLSRATRAARGMRARCSGAGDGERTRAPAGLAARDSPLRNLLDDASAFGEARPEDAELQWATLPYAAAPSERQAALRVDPRETTVLLFPGQGAEHVGMGRQLKDVPAARQLYDLASEVLGWDVWRVCTEGPAAELARRVQPCVLVTSLAALERARDERPGAVAGARAAAGFSLGELAALVAAGALRLEDALRFAELRAAAMAAAAAERPGGMLTVWLAPDAELPHALLRAREHAAERGVAGAVCAVANYLFPGCKVVAGDEAALAWLEREGARFGVRRAARVRVAGAFHCALMERTRAPLAAALRALDVRAPRLAVWACTEAARYADAGHVRRGLARLAARPVRWEQTLQALYARPRGLAPPRTLALGPGAALRSTLRHVNARAWDSSLQVHV encoded by the exons ATGTTTTGTGTTGCGTGTTTATCCCGTGCTACAAGAGCGGCCAGAGGAATGCGGGCGCGGTGCTCGGGCGCTGGCGACGGAGAGCGCACGCGGGCTCCAGCCGGGCTCGCCGCCAGGGACAGCCCGCTGCGCAACTTGCTGGATGACGCGAGCGCCTTTGGAGAGGCTCGCCCGGAGGACGCGGAGCTGCAGTGGGCGACGTTACCGTATGCGGCGGCGCCGAGCGAGCGCCAGGCGGCATTGCGTGTGGATCCGCGCGAGACCACCGTGCTGCTGTTTCCGGGGCAAGGCGCCGAGCACGTGGGCATGGGCCGCCAGCTGAAGGATGTGCCCGCCGCCAGACAACTTTATGATCTGGCATCTGAAGTGTTAGG GTGGGACGTGTGGCGCGTGTGCACGGAGGGCCCGGCCGCGGAGCTGGCGCGGCGCGTGCAGCCGTGCGTGCTGGTGACGTCACTGGCGGCGCTGGAGCGCGCGCGCGACGAGCGGCCCGGCGCCGTGgcgggcgcgcgcgccgccgccggcttCTCGCTGGGCGAGCTGGCCGCGCTCGTGGCGGCGGGCGCGCTGCGGCTGGAGGACGCGCTGCGCTTCGCCGAGCTGCGCGCCGCGGccatggcggcggcggcggccgagcGGCCCGGCGGCATGCTCACCGTGTGGCTGGCGCCCGACGCCGAGCTGCCGCACGCGCTGCTGCGCGCGCGCGAGCACGCGGCCGAGCGCGGCGTGGCGGGCGCCGTGTGCGCCGTGGCCAACTACCTGTTCCCCGGCTGCAAGGTGGTGGCGGGCGACGAGGCGGCGCTGGCGTGGCTGGAGCGCGAGGGCGCGCGCTTCGGcgtgcggcgcgcggcgcgcgtgCGCGTGGCGGGCGCGTTCCACTGCGCGCTCATGGAGCGCACGCGGGCGCCGCTGGCCGCCGCGCTGCGGGCGCTGGACGTGCGCGCGCCGCGCCTGGCCGTGTGGGCGTGCACGGAGGCGGCGCGCTACGCGGACGCGGGCCACGTGCGGCGCGGCCTGGCGCGGCTGGCGGCGCGGCCCGTGCGCTGGGAGCAGACGCTGCAGGCGCTGTACGCGCGGCCGCGCGGGCTGGCGCCGCCGCGCACGCTGGCGCTGGGCCCGGGCGCGGCGCTGCGCTCCACGCTGCGGCACGTCAACGCGCGCGCCTGGGACAGCTCGCTGCAGGTGCACGTGTGA